One genomic region from Homalodisca vitripennis isolate AUS2020 chromosome 6, UT_GWSS_2.1, whole genome shotgun sequence encodes:
- the LOC124364492 gene encoding cuticle protein 7-like isoform X2, with translation MKVLVVLCAVAACVVAKPFAGYAYSAAAPLTSPYAYAAPYYAAPHLAYAAPAPIAPAVVAAPVAAPVGIKTQYYAQDFTGLVSYGHSEPFQAQSVVQDAAGNKVGSFSYVNPEGKVIQTNYIADHEGYRVASNDLPVAPEVPAVAPAALPEPVQDTPEVAEAKAKFFNEFEQVKSRARRSAQVQTPASTSPLAAPTVVATPVARVAAPFAPIAPLAPVVSAYSTPVVAPYSAPLAYPYNYPYYPSVVYSK, from the exons ATGAAGGTCCTG GTTGTTCTGTGCGCTGTTGCCGCCTGTGTTGTGGCCAAGCCTTTTGCTGGCTATGCCTACAGTGCCGCCGCCCCACTGACCAGCCCCTACGCCTATGCTGCACCCTACTACGCCGCACCCCACCTGGCGTATGCTGCCCCTGCCCCTATCGCCCCTGCCGTAGTAGCCGCTCCCGTCGCTGCCCCTGTTGGAATCAAGACCCAATACTATGCCCAGGACTTCACAGGTCTTGTCAGCTACGGACACTCTGAGCCCTTCCAGGCCCAGAGCGTTGTTCAG GATGCTGCTGGCAACAAGGTTGGAAGTTTCAGCTATGTTAACCCTGAGGGCAAAGTGATCCAGACCAACTACATTGCCGATCACGAGGGTTACCGTGTGGCCAGCAACGACCTGCCCGTGGCCCCTGAAGTTCCCGCTGTCGCCCCTGCTGCGCTCCCTGAGCCCGTCCAGGACACCCCCGAGGTTGCCGAGGCTAAGGCCAAGTTCTTCAACGAGTTCGAGCAGGTCAAGAGCCGTGCCAGGAGATCAGCTCAGGTCCAGACTCCCGCCAGCACCTCACCCCTGGCTGCCCCTACCGTTGTTGCCACCCCCGTCGCTCGCGTTGCAGCTCCCTTTGCCCCCATTGCTCCTTTGGCTCCCGTTGTCTCCGCCTACTCCACCCCTGTTGTAGCCCCCTACTCCGCCCCTCTGGCCTACCCCTACAACTACCCTTACTACCCCAGCGTTGTCTACAGCAAGTAA
- the LOC124364492 gene encoding cuticle protein 7-like isoform X3, with product MKVLVVLCAVAACVVAKPFAGYAYSAAAPLTSPYAYAAPYYAAPHLAYAAPAPIAPAVVAAPVAAPVGIKTQYYAQDFTGLVSYGHSEPFQAQSVVQDAAGNKVGSFSYVNPEGKVIQTNYIADHEGYRVASNDLPVAPEVPAVAPAALPEPVQDTPEVAEAKAKFFNEFEQVKSRARRSAQVQTPASTSPLAAPTVVATPVARVAAPFAPLAPVVSAYSTPVVAPYSAPLAYPYNYPYYPSVVYSK from the exons ATGAAGGTCCTG GTTGTTTTGTGCGCTGTTGCCGCCTGTGTTGTGGCCAAGCCTTTTGCTGGCTATGCCTACAGTGCCGCCGCCCCACTAACCAGCCCCTACGCCTATGCTGCACCCTACTACGCCGCACCCCACCTGGCGTATGCTGCTCCTGCCCCTATCGCCCCTGCCGTAGTAGCCGCTCCCGTCGCTGCCCCTGTTGGAATCAAGACCCAATACTACGCCCAGGACTTCACAGGTCTTGTCAGCTACGGACACTCTGAGCCCTTCCAGGCCCAGAGCGTTGTTCAG GATGCTGCTGGCAACAAGGTTGGAAGTTTCAGCTATGTTAACCCTGAGGGCAAAGTGATCCAGACCAACTACATTGCCGATCACGAGGGTTACCGTGTGGCCAGCAACGACCTGCCCGTGGCCCCTGAAGTTCCCGCTGTCGCCCCTGCTGCGCTCCCTGAGCCCGTCCAGGACACCCCCGAGGTTGCCGAGGCTAAGGCCAAGTTCTTCAACGAGTTCGAGCAGGTCAAGAGCCGTGCCAGGAGATCAGCTCAGGTCCAGACTCCCGCCAGCACCTCACCCCTGGCTGCCCCTACCGTTGTTGCCACCCCCGTCGCTCGCGTTGCAGCTCCCTTTGCTCCTTTGGCTCCCGTTGTCTCCGCCTACTCCACCCCTGTTGTAGCCCCCTACTCCGCCCCTCTGGCCTACCCCTACAACTACCCTTACTACCCCAGCGTTGTCTACAGCAAGTAA